In Henningerozyma blattae CBS 6284 chromosome 6, complete genome, the following are encoded in one genomic region:
- the PSY4 gene encoding Psy4p (similar to Saccharomyces cerevisiae PSY4 (YBL046W); ancestral locus Anc_7.485), whose amino-acid sequence MTEHFTSNSNTNPASASASASASASASASASASASASASASASASVINNNSDDNTLIISKNLDQQKTDTENETEKEVPLDTLDNTENNSDEEDLLGHRMGINSLELYTLLNDILNNKNESLLNDCDQKQIIIDQLLNHMTETIPFEIFNSKDKELNGKILKFGNYLNEKFFKNKNLPFTIIRIIELCFNPLKFFKINEFSKFVNSMEKCCFVDSIYKYSNFNSINIIEKNQNPSNDVSLIKLDWLNEDTKSQLKPFIKEIDGIINSTFGYDDDDEEEEPEKEDRDLEEDIDILESKEKEASDENVTLQKDKLDDECDRRPSNNILLSKEDDEDDDEDDDDYIDNSTMDMDELTNTTDDDEEKEEVDGNEEEEEEEEEEEEEEEEDPQQEYIKTASLKRKISTELDDYDYTSSLYNGNNNNVDSIEDILSDNIHVTKRQKSMNNSYHNEGSISTTTDDKNNTNLSLKSPSETTLADNESESNLKDSNLEDSTHNALEKKTNL is encoded by the coding sequence ATGACAGAGCACTTTacttctaattctaatactAATCCAGCCtctgcttctgcttctgcttctgcttctgcttctgcttctgcttctgcttctgcttctgcttctgcttctgcttctgcttctgcttctgcttctgttataaataataatagtgatgataatactttaataatatcaaagaATTTAGACCAACAGAAAACTGATACTGAAAATGAAACTGAAAAAGAAGTTCCCTTGGATACATTAGATAATactgaaaataatagtgatgaagaagatttacTTGGTCACAGAATGGGGattaattctttagaaTTATATACCCTTTTAAACGATATtctaaacaataaaaatgaatctCTTTTGAATGATTGTGatcaaaaacaaattattattgatcaATTACTTAATCATATGACTGAAACTATCCCTTtcgaaatttttaatagtaaagataaagaattaaacggaaaaattttaaaatttggcaactatttaaatgaaaaattttttaagaataaaaatctaccatttactattattagaataattgaattatgTTTTAATccattgaaatttttcaaaattaatgaattttctaaatttgttaattcTATGGAAAAATGTTGTTTTGTTGAttcaatttataaatattcgaattttaattctattaatataattgaaaaaaatcaaaatccTTCAAATGATGTgtctttaattaaattagattGGTTAAATGAAGATACAAAGTCACAATTAAAACCatttataaaagaaatagatGGTATAATTAATTCCACTTTTGgttatgatgatgatgatgaagaggAAGAGCCAGAAAAGGAAGACCGAGATTTAGAGgaagatattgatattttagaatcaaaagaaaaagaagctTCAGACGAAAATGTAACTTTACAAAAGGATAAACTTGATGATGAGTGTGATAGACGtccatcaaataatatattactaTCAAAGGAGGATGACGaggatgatgatgaagatgatgatgattacATAGACAATTCTACTATGGATATGGATGAGTTAACAAATACAactgatgatgatgaagagaAAGAAGAAGTGGACGgaaatgaagaagaagaagaagaagaagaagaagaagaagaagaagaagaagaagatccACAgcaagaatatataaaaaccGCGTCATTAAAGCGTAAGATATCGACAGAATTAgatgattatgattataCAAGCTCTCTTTATAATGGGAATAACAACAATGTAGATTCCATTGAAGATATATTATCAGATAATATTCATGTAACTAAAAGACAAAAATCGATGAATAATAGTTATCATAATGAGGGGTCAATTTCAACTACAACAGATGATAAGAACAAtactaatttatcattGAAATCTCCGTCTGAAACCACATTAGCCGATAATGAATCTGAATCGAATTTAAAGGATTCAAATTTGGAAGATTCAACTCACAATGCATtagagaaaaaaacaaacctATAA
- the COR1 gene encoding ubiquinol--cytochrome-c reductase subunit COR1 (similar to Saccharomyces cerevisiae COR1 (YBL045C); ancestral locus Anc_7.484), which translates to MLRSNIIKNLSTKRFYSEVLNSSKLQITDLSNGIIVATTNNLSNPADPPTIGLTFGSGSSSETPYNNGISNITSKIFQNNSNLAQASQNGFKLNSIVEREYQNYSVTLNNKDTLGALKFLQNSFGENNKSLSEANVAEAKSKVLNQLEQFEAVDQNSRIIEHLHSTAFQNTPLSLPKRGTVESVENVETSDVQAFANKNFTNSNVVIVGSGFNDVVAHKEFVKQVDSIISLNNSELIPKDQLKPVAKSTFLGSEVRLRDDTLPKAWITIAVESEPLTSPDYLTAKLASEIFGSYNAFEPRSRLQGVKLLDNLQEYQLCETFNHFNYSYNNTGLWGFSTVTTNFSQIDDLLHFTLKQWNRLTISITEQELARGKALLKLKLGLPVSNSINNSIIGSNILSQVSPIDQPNDSTNLLETYKKIDSITIADMKNWASKRLWDQDIAIAGAGQIEGLLDYMRMRNDMSMMRW; encoded by the coding sequence ATGTTAAGATCAAACATCATCAAAAACTTATCCACAAAGAGGTTCTATTCGGAAGTTTTAAACTCTTCAAAACTTCAAATCACCGATTTATCAAATGGGATCATCGTCGCCACTACTAATAACTTGTCAAACCCAGCTGACCCTCCAACCATTGGATTAACTTTTGGTTCGGGTTCTTCTTCGGAAACTCCATACAACAATGGTATTTCCAATATCACTTCTAagattttccaaaataattCCAACTTGGCTCAAGCTTCTCAAAATGGGTTTAAATTGAATTCCATCGTCGAGAGagaatatcaaaattattcagtcactttgaataataaagatactTTAGGTGCTTTGAAATTCTTACAAAATAGTTTTggtgaaaataataaatctctCTCTGAAGCAAATGTTGCTGAAGCCAAATCAAAAGTCTTGAATCAATTGGAACAATTCGAAGCTGTTGATCAAAATAGTAGAATCATCGAACATTTACATTCCACTGCATTCCAAAATACTCCTCTATCTTTACCAAAGAGAGGTACTGTTGAATCAGTTGAAAATGTAGAAACCTCAGATGTCCAAGCTTTTGccaataaaaatttcacCAATTCAAATGTGGTCATTGTAGGTTCAGGTTTCAATGATGTAGTTGCTCATAAGGAATTCGTCAAACAAGTCGACTCTatcatttctttaaataattcgGAATTGATCCCTAAGGATCAATTGAAACCTGTAGCCAAATCCACTTTCTTGGGTTCAGAAGTAAGATTGAGAGATGATACTTTACCAAAGGCTTGGATCACTATTGCAGTGGAAAGTGAACCATTAACTTCCCCAGATTATTTAACTGCTAAATTGGCTTCAGAAATCTTTGGTTCTTACAACGCTTTCGAACCAAGATCAAGATTACAAGGTGTTAAATTATTGGATAATTTGCAAGAATATCAATTATGTGAAACTTTCAATCATTTCAATTATAGTTATAATAACACTGGGTTATGGGGGTTCTCCACTGTAACCACCAATTTCTCTCAAATTGATGATCTATTACATTTCACTTTGAAACAATGGAACAGATTGACAATCTCAATAACTGAACAAGAATTAGCAAGAGGTAAAgctttattgaaattgaaattaggGTTACCTGTTTCCAACTCAATTAACAATTCCATCATAGGTTCTAATATCTTAAGTCAAGTGTCTCCAATTGATCAACCAAATGATTCAACTAACTTATTGGAAacttataaaaaaattgattccATAACTATAGCTGATATGAAGAATTGGGCTTCCAAGAGATTATGGGATCAAGATATCGCCATTGCCGGTGCAGGTCAAATCGAAGGGTTATTAGATTACATGAGAATGAGAAACGATATGTCCATGATGAGATGGTag
- the TBLA0F02740 gene encoding uncharacterized protein (similar to Saccharomyces cerevisiae YJR112W-A; ancestral locus Anc_7.487), which produces MVSQFRKNYITTLLLFTTLSLYLLLTTNEFVKSITQNHDKIAHVIVFTIEAFLLVKTLRYKYLRIEPTTRIIQQRFLAYNDLELVIKLNKYYVISIICFVVTIFSEFIQDYLTGGKRKFDTKDILANLVGSVIGISLGYFHEN; this is translated from the coding sequence ATGGTCTCCCAATTTAGGAAAAACTATATTACAACACTTTTACTTTTTACCACACTATCTCTATATTTGTTATTAACTACTAATGAATTCGTTAAATCTATTACTCAGAACCATGATAAGATAGCCCATGTGATTGTCTTTACCATTGAAGCTTTCTTATTGGTCAAAACTCTAAGGTACAAGTATTTAAGAATAGAACCCACAACTCGAATAATTCAACAACGATTCTTGGCatataatgatttagaattggttattaaattgaataaatattatgtgatttcaattatatGTTTTGTCGTTACCATCTTTAGTGAATTCATTCAAGATTATTTAACTGGTGGGAAACGTAAATTCGATACCAAAGATATATTGGCTAATTTGGTGGGCTCTGTTATAGGAATATCTTTGGGTTATTTCCatgaaaattga
- the RSM7 gene encoding mitochondrial 37S ribosomal protein uS7m (similar to Saccharomyces cerevisiae RSM7 (YJR113C); ancestral locus Anc_7.486) gives MYPNWEPAESEKYHQIRKMISESICKKKTRINFNQYIIIIKSNTFAMYRAILRRPCARSNVSLLAPIVRPNFVRVTPFRGLGYSSVRYNDLKKDTPDSVNKNITNQPEDLIEGLASNKEDLNESIATQVQELGENVATQQQDSNNLIGNIQEGISDEEAQEWLDSIQELRKEFASNGHFLPEEALAPPGQARTSIWDSSSTIKDSIDMEFEGLNDRWKPRVPSYQETKEVLESLDDPVIRHITNLIMRDGKREKAQRILSRALYYLFCETRKDPKKLLHECLDSLAPLVTTKTFKTGTAKAATIPVPLSERQRHRMAWKWIMDGANKRVSSDISVRLGQELLAVYNGNSSGFEKRNQMHKTAVANRAYIKFK, from the coding sequence ATGTATCCCAATTGGGAGCCTGCCGAGAGCGAAAAGTATCatcaaattagaaaaatgaTAAGTGAATCTatatgtaaaaaaaaaactagaattaatttcaatcaatatattataattatcaaatCAAACACATTTGCCATGTATAGAGCAATTCTAAGGAGGCCATGTGCAAGGTCGAACGTGTCTTTGCTTGCCCCAATCGTACGTCCCAATTTTGTGAGAGTAACACCGTTTAGAGGATTAGGATATTCGAGCGTAAgatataatgatttaaaaaaggaTACTCCAGACTCCgtgaataaaaatattacaaaccAACCGGAAGATTTGATTGAAGGTCTTGCAAGTAATAAAGAAGATTTGAATGAGAGCATTGCAACCCAGGTACAAGAATTGGGTGAAAATGTTGCAACTCAACAACaagattcaaataatctCATTGGCAATATTCAAGAAGGGATATCGGACGAAGAAGCACAAGAATGGTTAGATAGTATTCAAGAACTTCGAAAAGAGTTTGCATCGAATGGTCATTTCTTACCTGAGGAGGCATTAGCTCCACCAGGACAAGCTCGTACAAGTATTTGGGATTCTTCGTCGACTATCAAAGATTCTATCGATATGGAATTTGAAGGGTTGAATGACCGTTGGAAACCAAGAGTTCCAAGTTACCAAGAGACTAAAGAAGTTCTTGAATCATTAGACGATCCTGTCATCAGACATATTAcgaatttaataatgagaGATGGGAAACGTGAAAAGGCACAACGTATCTTATCGAGAGcgttatattatttattctgTGAAACTCGTAAGGATcccaaaaaattattgcaTGAATGTCTTGATTCATTAGCTCCATTAGTGACCACCAAGACTTTCAAAACTGGTACAGCCAAAGCTGCAACTATTCCTGTTCCCCTAAGTGAAAGACAAAGACATCGTATGGCATGGAAATGGATCATGGATGGTGCCAATAAGAGAGTATCGAGTGATATTTCTGTTCGTCTTGGCCAAGAATTATTGGCTGTTTATAATGGGAATAGTAGTGGGTTTGAAAAACGAAACCAAATGCATAAGACTGCTGTAGCCAATAGAGCatatatcaaattcaaatga